A stretch of Desulfarculaceae bacterium DNA encodes these proteins:
- a CDS encoding NADH:flavin oxidoreductase produces MDRLFAPYDLKGISLANRLVRSATFDNSGRGSGKVSDRQLELYGDLARGQVGLIVSGIILAHESGRVALRQNSLANDECVADLARMTEVVHAQGSKVAAQLFHAGREASRFRAFTQGEPAWAPSLLEHDPYFEHPHRAMPAEEIEAVVAGFGAAARRAREAGFDAVQVHGAHAYLFAQFLSPHTNRREDQWGGGLEGRLRLHLEVLAAIRAQVGPDYPVMIKLGLADGFTGGLEFDEGLEAAQRLAEAGYDCIEVSQGLRGADYSETEFRPEDKKAPVQGYFRAWAAAVKERVAVPVIAVGGLRTPQACAEALAQGQADLVALSRPLISEPGLVARWQDGDHARARCISCNKCMETILQGKPLSCILERRSG; encoded by the coding sequence ATGGACCGGCTTTTCGCGCCTTACGATCTCAAGGGCATTTCCCTGGCCAACCGCCTGGTGCGCTCGGCCACTTTCGACAACTCCGGCCGGGGCAGCGGCAAGGTCTCCGACCGCCAGCTGGAGCTGTACGGCGACCTGGCCCGGGGCCAGGTGGGGCTCATCGTTTCGGGCATCATCCTGGCCCACGAGTCGGGCCGGGTGGCCCTGCGCCAAAACTCCCTGGCCAACGACGAGTGCGTGGCCGACCTGGCCCGCATGACCGAGGTGGTGCACGCCCAAGGGAGCAAGGTGGCGGCGCAGCTTTTCCACGCCGGGCGCGAGGCGTCCCGCTTCCGCGCCTTCACCCAGGGCGAGCCCGCCTGGGCTCCCTCGCTGCTGGAGCATGACCCCTACTTCGAGCACCCGCACCGGGCCATGCCCGCCGAGGAGATCGAGGCGGTGGTGGCCGGCTTCGGCGCGGCCGCGCGGCGGGCCCGGGAGGCGGGCTTTGACGCGGTGCAGGTGCACGGGGCCCACGCCTATCTCTTTGCCCAGTTCCTTTCGCCCCACACCAACCGCCGCGAGGACCAGTGGGGCGGCGGCCTGGAGGGGCGGCTGCGCCTGCACCTGGAGGTGCTGGCCGCCATCCGCGCCCAGGTGGGGCCGGACTACCCGGTGATGATCAAGCTGGGCCTGGCCGACGGGTTTACCGGGGGCCTTGAGTTCGACGAGGGCCTGGAGGCGGCCCAGCGGCTGGCCGAGGCGGGCTACGACTGCATCGAGGTGAGCCAGGGCCTGCGCGGGGCCGACTACAGCGAGACCGAGTTCCGGCCCGAGGACAAGAAGGCTCCGGTGCAGGGCTACTTCCGCGCCTGGGCCGCGGCGGTCAAGGAGCGGGTAGCGGTGCCGGTGATCGCGGTGGGCGGCCTGCGCACCCCCCAGGCCTGCGCCGAGGCGCTGGCCCAGGGCCAGGCCGACCTGGTGGCCCTGAGCCGCCCCCTGATCAGCGAGCCCGGCCTGGTGGCCCGCTGGCAAGACGGCGACCACGCCCGCGCCCGCTGCATCTCCTGCAACAAGTGCATGGAGACGATTCTGCAAGGCAAGCCTCTTAGCTGCATCCTGGAGCGCCGGTCCGGCTGA